In Caulobacter segnis ATCC 21756, the sequence TGATAGCCGATCTGTCACCATGTCCCGGACTAGCGTTGAAATTGTGCTAGCAAGCAGCTTAGCGGTATTATCTTTAATCGCCGCCGTTACGTTTCCGCTGTAAACGCGACGCGCCATAATCTTCACAAAATCATCCGAAGGATCGGAAAACTCCTTCTCCAATTCTTTTCGTAGAAGTGACTGAATTTTTAGATTTCCAGCCTCTTTAACAATCTTATCTATATCGAAATTACCTTTCGCAAAGTTTTCTAGCGTCTTTACATCTGTTGGCTTGATAGCATCCATGCTGAACGTGAAGAACGGCTTATCGTCCATCTTATTCGGCGCTTCTATGTCGGAATAGAATTGATAGACCACGCCATTAGTCAAAATAGCGAGGCGCGCCGATGTCACAGAAAAATACCGGAATAGTTGCCCGGCGTGGTTTATATTTAACTCAGAAGACGACGGCTTACATTCAATTAGGACAGCGACAGATTTGTCCCTACAGATGGCATAGTCGACCTTTTCGCCCTTTTTAGTCCCCACATCCGCAACATACTCAGGAACGACTTCCGAGGGATTGAAAACATCGTACCCGAGCGCCTGAATAAAGGGCATTACCAAGGCAGTCTTCGCTGCCTCCTCGGTCAGCAGAACCTCGCGGTGCTCAACAG encodes:
- a CDS encoding type I restriction endonuclease, yielding MDLATRLAELQKRTVEHREVLLTEEAAKTALVMPFIQALGYDVFNPSEVVPEYVADVGTKKGEKVDYAICRDKSVAVLIECKPSSSELNINHAGQLFRYFSVTSARLAILTNGVVYQFYSDIEAPNKMDDKPFFTFSMDAIKPTDVKTLENFAKGNFDIDKIVKEAGNLKIQSLLRKELEKEFSDPSDDFVKIMARRVYSGNVTAAIKDNTAKLLASTISTLVRDMVTDRLSSALNASTPKPLEVTNEPEPTEEEIVTTQEEMSGFHIVQAIASKFVHPKRIVMRDQKSYCAILLDDNNRKSIARLHFNAATSKYVGTFVDKEETRHQINDLTDIYQYVPQIEARLKELEAAAKGAKAAATAD